tcgaaggtttcagccgaaaagtactcgacgattatgaaaactagggtttgcagacaatgattccattgattcttcgtccctcgactccccctttatataggaggtggagcgagggattcgtgctatacaagtttacagagtccgggacggtttctaactcatcccgccagattacaaacaacacttcctattacaactctatctttccttagtaaatcttgggctcccgaatcttcttattcttcgggtattgggcctccagtaaaccccgggtaccatcttcggcaggcccatttgggatgcctatgtcactacccCTAGGCGCAAAGCATGGCACCGAAGGCGCCATCGCTATAGAGGCTGCCAACAAGGACGACATCGGGCCACTCGCGCTCCGGCTCATCGAGCGTCGGTGGCCGCACGTGCTTAGCCGTGTATCCGCCTCCTTCGGGAGGTGTCGTCATCCACGACGACCCGCGGCCGGCTTCCGCTCCGGCTCGGAGGACGCCATGGTCGCTTCAACGCCGCCGCCCCAAGGAGGAGGACGCTGCTGACTCACCACTGCCTTCGCCGACGAAGAAGAAATGGTGGGAGATGGAGGCGCAGGCGGCCTTCCGTGGCGGCGATGACCCGGAGGAGTTCCCCAACGTCACTCGGTCCGTCAAGGAGGACTACCGGCAGATCACGCTTAACCGGCGTCAGTCGGAGGTGTGGTGCGCCATGGAccacggcgagatcttcgtcgaccTCGCCAGTCCTTCTCAGCCGCCAGCGTCAAAGGCGGAGGACGACGACTGCTCCTTTGACTTCTCCGACAAGGACGACAGTGGCGATGACGCGGACAACCTCAACTACAGCGCCTTCCGGGACAATGCTAGTTTATTTCTTTTTAAGTTTTTAGTTCAAATTCGAGTCACTTTTGTATAAACTAGTCTTATTTGGTATGATTTTTTTAAATGCTTTTTATTCGGGGGCTGTAGTATAGGGGACGTGAGTGTGAAACAACATCCCTAAACGTACAACCGCCCCACGGCGCAAGCCAGCGCACTGGCACCTCTGTGAAAAGGACCACTGCGAACCTGCACAGGTGTTCTTCTACAATTGCATACGGGATTACAACTTGTCCGCACAAAACAAACTAATTCATCCTTAATTCAGTAGCtcacattttccatttttttgatcTTACAAAATAAACAAAAGTTTCATCGAAACAATTTACATTCACACCTAGTTGCGAGCTAGCATTTTCATTATTACTGTGTTCACAGGAGTGGACACACATAATGTTCTTCGTCAACTGTAACGGAACCCAGACACCTTTTTCATTATTGCTAAGGAATCCAAACTATTTCAAACCTAAATCATTCCCTCACATCCCCACAGATTCGATGATACATCCGGACACACAAAAAGGAAATATTAGGACGCGGATTGTCCTGACATTTCAGAACATGGTCCACACAACTACACAATTATTCAGAACCGGGCGTTTGTTGATTGTCCTGCCGAGTTGATTCCGCGGAATCAGCGGCCAATGGTACCTCCAGGCCAGCCATGCAACTCCATTGCCCACACCATTCCTGTCCACCAGGTTCCCAAGCACGGCCACACCTGCCGCCACCAGACCAGCGTTGCTGCTGACCGAGTCCTCCCCTTGCAGATTCAGCACTCGGCTGGATACGGCGCATAGATAGGCATATTGCGATTCTGTTGCACAATCAGTAAATTAGCCTCCCCCATGATTCATACCTTTTCCTAAAAATAGAAGCGCAGGCCTTTCTGGATCATTTTGGAAACGCCAGAATGCTGTCTCACCGCACGTCTTTCTCAGCACATGGTTGTGAGTCACCCGATGTTCAGTGATATACCAACCGTTGTCTGCAGATCTCAACAGGTGAAAAATCGTAGGGCATTCAAAACGAAAAGACCTAGTATATTTCACCTGTTGGCTTCCCCTATAGCAGGATACAAATAGTCAAATGTACATCACGGATTTTTCTAACagagaaaaaaaaaacatcaAATTCACAGTGGTCGACATAGGTACTCACCGAGCAGCCACAGACTATATCCTGCATGCATTTCGTCTTCTCCAAATTATTTAACTGGCTCTTTCCGTACCTGATCCCAAATCCATGTTCCCAGGAATAAAGATTGTAGAAATCTTATGCCTCGCCTATCGAGTCAATAGTTGTACCCAGGCAGGGATCAATGACTTTGCCTCCCAGTTTTTCTGCGAAACATCTGACACATTTCTCCAATGCACTTTGCCGCTCCACGCAGTGAGTTTTATCTGGTGGTGCACGCCCGACACGGACCCTGCAAAACATAGTTCTTTCCTAAGTAGGGCTGGAATTCGAGCCGAGCCGAGCCAGCTCGGCTCGACACGGACCCTGCAAAACATAGTTCTTTCCTAAATCATAAGACAATATAGTTTCCAACTGCTGTCCGCCAGCTTACGAGCTTCATACACTACGAATTTGCTAAAGAAAGATTCGTTCTGATTACCACACGCAAGCCAAGTCATACCACAAACTATCCACTTACTGAATAAAACACAAGCAGAGACAGAGAGTAACATGAGCAAAAAAACGCGCATCATTTTTTCTCTCATGTTTTGTTATTACAAAGTTTTTTGGCAATCAGGCGTTTCACAAATCACACACCAAAAAAAAGATAACTAAAAATCCAGGCTGCTCTCGGGTGATTACCAAGACACATTGGACGGTTTATTCTCTTAACGCTCACTGAAATGCAAAACCAACAACCACTTGTTATGTTCtgatgcggtacacgccaccgttTAATTCAGAAAACTATACGAGTCCCAGTTATCAAGTGACATGCAACTGGAACTGCTACGAAGCGCCATGTGCTACTGGTGCGGTAGCTGTACACGCTGCCGTTTAATTCAAAAAATAAGCGAGGTTCAGTTAACTAAACGTAGTTCAACAAGCTGCCAAAACGAATTCTCGCACACGATCATTATCAGGGATGAAGAACTACAACTGAATTTACAAAATGCTTACCTCTTCGTCCAGCCAGGCGACTGAGGATTGCCGTGTCCGGTTGACTCCGCGGAATCTGCAGGCACAGGTGACAGGGCCATCCGCGCCATCCAGTCCGCTTGCAAGATCGCCCACACTCGTCCCCTCCAGGAGGTCCCCAGCACGGTCacacccgccgccgccgtcgggcCCGTGTTGCTACTGACGCAATCCCTGCCTTGCAAACTCCCCAGTGCTGCCTCAGCCGGGTACACATCGTATATGGGCAGTCTGCGATTTGGTTCCGAAATTTTTTCATTAGAATCAATCTAGGATTCACACACCACGCACCCcgccaaacaaaacaaaaaaccgcGCACCTGCTAACCGGATCCAGTGGGAAATCCATGGCTGCGCAGTCCGTCTCTCTCCCGGCGGCGAACAAGAAGAAGAGAAGCCCACTCGAGAATCTGCCCCCGGCCGCCGTCGAGAGGATGGACGCAGGAGGAGGGGAAGCGAGGGGAGCACGCGGCCTCTCTCCTGGTCAAAATCGCCCCGGCCGCCGCACGCGAAGAAGAAAGCAGGAGAAGGGAAATTTCATTTATTCGGGGTCTACCCGAATCCTGGACCACGGTCCTCCAACAATATCCCATTGGTCCAGCTCGGCAGCGCCGTCACGCGGCGAGCCACCGAGAGCCGGCGAGGGCACACGTCCGTCCGTATCCGCAGGTCCACCGTCATTATTGCCTACTGTATTTGCTCTGTATCACGATTTTTCGCACGTCGTATCTGCACATGGAACTCTGCTGACACGAATCCCCACATGCAAACAAACGGTGCAGATAACAAGATCATCtggacccatgttccaaaacgccTCTCCCGGTATTTCTGCATGTATTAAATTAGTAACTCTCCCGTATTAAGTAAACGCTATATTAAATGCTGATCTTAAAGAGTGAATCAGTGGCCTTGATGTCATCCTCGCGCGTTGCCAGGTTCCAAACGTGCGGGTCGGCGCTATAAAATAACCGGATCTTCTGTTTCACTGGATAAAGGCTAGGGAAGTCAACTTGTTCTCCATGTGAATTACCTATATAGTTTATCGGGCCAGCTCGATCCTGTTCTttttagatattttctggttgatttAAGTTGACTATAAAATTTGTATACATGTATTCTGAATCGTCGATTTATTACTCGAG
This Lolium perenne isolate Kyuss_39 chromosome 1, Kyuss_2.0, whole genome shotgun sequence DNA region includes the following protein-coding sequences:
- the LOC127327660 gene encoding uncharacterized protein; the protein is MDFPLDPVSRLPIYDVYPAEAALGSLQGRDCVSSNTGPTAAAGVTVLGTSWRGRVWAILQADWMARMALSPVPADSAESTGHGNPQSPGWTKRVRVGRAPPDKTHCVERQSALEKCVRCFAEKLGGKVIDPCLGTTIDSIGEA